In one window of Pseudomonas putida DNA:
- a CDS encoding ABC transporter permease, with the protein MLKGYGAVILEGAWLTLQLALSSMALAIVLGLIGVALRLSPVRWLAWLGDLYSTVIRGIPDLVLILLIFYGGQDIINRVAPLVGYDDYIDLNPMIAGIGTLGFIFGAYLSETFRGAFLGIPKGQAEAGAAYGMSSRQVFFRIMVPQMIRLAIPGFTNNWLVLTKATALISVVGLQDMMFKAKQAADATREPFTFFLAVAALYLVLTSVSLLALKYLEKRYSVGVKAAEL; encoded by the coding sequence ATGTTGAAAGGCTACGGGGCAGTCATCCTCGAGGGGGCGTGGCTGACGTTGCAGCTCGCCCTGTCGTCGATGGCCCTGGCCATCGTTCTGGGCCTGATCGGCGTGGCCTTGCGGCTGTCGCCGGTGCGCTGGCTGGCCTGGCTGGGCGACCTGTACTCCACGGTGATCCGTGGCATTCCGGACCTGGTGCTCATCCTGCTGATCTTCTATGGCGGTCAGGACATCATCAATCGGGTCGCGCCACTGGTCGGCTACGATGACTACATCGACCTGAACCCGATGATCGCCGGTATCGGCACGCTGGGCTTCATCTTTGGTGCCTACCTGTCGGAAACCTTCCGCGGCGCCTTCCTCGGCATTCCCAAGGGGCAGGCCGAAGCGGGCGCGGCCTATGGCATGAGCAGCCGCCAGGTATTCTTCCGCATCATGGTGCCGCAGATGATCCGCCTGGCCATTCCCGGCTTCACCAACAACTGGCTGGTGCTGACCAAGGCCACTGCGCTGATTTCCGTGGTCGGTCTGCAGGACATGATGTTCAAGGCCAAGCAGGCGGCGGATGCCACCCGCGAACCCTTCACTTTCTTCCTGGCGGTGGCGGCGCTGTACCTGGTGCTGACCAGCGTTTCGCTGCTGGCGTTGAAGTATCTCGAGAAGCGCTACTCGGTGGGCGTAAAGGCGGCTGAACTATGA
- a CDS encoding ABC transporter substrate-binding protein, whose translation MKKLALLGALALSVFSLVSQADEKPLKIGIEAAYPPFAFKQPDGSIAGFDYDIGNALCEEMKAKCTWVEQEFDGLIPALKVRKIDAILSSMSITDDRKKSVDFTKRYYLTPARLVMKEGATVSDSLDELKGKKIGVQRGSIHDRFAKEVLAPKGATVVPYGTQNEIYLDVAAGRLDGTVADATLLEDGFLKTDAGKGFAFVGPSFTDVKYFGDGVGIAVRKGDKANADRINAAIDAIRANGKYKEIEKKYFNFDIYGPESN comes from the coding sequence ATGAAGAAGCTTGCACTGCTTGGCGCCCTGGCGCTGTCTGTGTTTTCCCTGGTCTCGCAGGCCGACGAGAAGCCGTTGAAGATCGGTATCGAAGCCGCCTACCCACCCTTCGCCTTCAAGCAGCCTGATGGCAGCATCGCCGGTTTCGACTACGACATCGGCAACGCCCTGTGCGAAGAGATGAAAGCCAAGTGCACCTGGGTCGAGCAGGAGTTCGATGGCCTGATCCCGGCGCTGAAGGTGCGCAAGATCGACGCCATCCTGTCGTCGATGTCGATCACCGATGATCGCAAGAAGTCCGTCGACTTCACCAAGCGCTACTACCTGACTCCAGCCCGTCTGGTGATGAAGGAAGGCGCCACCGTCAGCGACAGCCTCGACGAGCTCAAGGGCAAGAAGATCGGTGTACAGCGCGGCTCTATCCACGACCGCTTCGCCAAGGAAGTGCTGGCACCTAAGGGCGCCACCGTCGTCCCTTACGGCACCCAGAACGAAATCTACCTGGATGTCGCCGCCGGTCGCCTCGATGGCACCGTGGCCGATGCCACTCTGCTCGAGGATGGCTTCCTGAAAACCGACGCCGGCAAGGGCTTCGCCTTCGTCGGTCCGTCGTTCACCGACGTGAAGTACTTCGGTGACGGCGTCGGCATTGCCGTGCGCAAGGGCGACAAGGCCAACGCCGATCGCATCAACGCTGCCATCGACGCCATCCGCGCCAACGGCAAGTACAAAGAGATCGAGAAGAAGTACTTCAACTTCGACATCTACGGCCCAGAGTCGAACTAA
- the acs gene encoding acetate--CoA ligase — translation MSAAPLYPVRPEVAANTLTDEATYKAMYQQSVINPDGFWREQAQRLDWIKPFTKVKQTSFDDHHVDIKWFADGTLNVSYNCLDRHLEERGDQLAIIWEGDDPSEHRNITYRELHEQVCKFANALRGQDVHRGDVVTIYMPMIPEAVVAMLACARIGAIHSVVFGGFSPEALAGRIIDCKSKVVITADEGLRGGRRTPLKANVDLALTNPETNSVQKIIVCKRTGGDIAWHQHRDIWYEDLMKVASSHCAPKEMGAEEALFILYTSGSTGKPKGVLHTTGGYLVYAALTHERVFDYRQGEVYWCTADVGWVTGHSYIVYGPLANGATTLLFEGVPNYPDITRVSKIVDKHKVNILYTAPTAIRAMMAEGQAAVAGADGSSLRLLGSVGEPINPEAWNWYYKTVGKERCPIVDTWWQTETGGILISPLPGATGLKPGSATRPFFGVVPALVDNLGNLIEGAAEGNLVILDSWPGQSRSLYGDHDRFVDTYFKTFRGMYFTGDGARRDEDGYYWITGRVDDVLNVSGHRMGTAEIESAMVAHSKVAEAAVVGVPHDIKGQGIYVYVTLNAGEESSEQLRQELKNWVRKEIGPIASPDVIQWAPGLPKTRSGKIMRRILRKIATGEYDALGDISTLADPGVVQHLIDTHKAMNLATA, via the coding sequence ATGAGTGCGGCTCCACTGTATCCCGTTCGTCCCGAGGTTGCGGCAAACACCCTGACCGACGAGGCCACCTACAAGGCCATGTACCAGCAATCGGTGATCAACCCGGACGGTTTCTGGCGCGAGCAGGCCCAGCGCCTGGACTGGATCAAGCCCTTCACCAAGGTCAAGCAGACCTCGTTCGACGACCACCATGTCGATATCAAATGGTTCGCCGACGGCACTCTCAACGTTTCCTACAACTGCCTGGATCGTCACCTCGAAGAGCGCGGCGACCAACTGGCGATCATCTGGGAAGGCGATGACCCTTCCGAACACCGCAACATCACCTATCGCGAGCTGCACGAGCAGGTCTGCAAGTTCGCCAACGCCCTGCGTGGCCAGGACGTGCACCGTGGCGATGTGGTCACCATCTACATGCCGATGATCCCGGAAGCTGTGGTGGCGATGCTGGCCTGTGCCCGCATCGGTGCCATCCACTCCGTGGTATTCGGCGGCTTCTCTCCTGAAGCGCTGGCCGGGCGCATCATCGACTGCAAGTCCAAGGTCGTCATCACCGCCGACGAAGGCCTGCGTGGCGGCCGCCGCACGCCGCTCAAGGCCAACGTCGACCTGGCGCTGACCAACCCTGAAACCAACAGTGTGCAGAAGATCATCGTGTGCAAGCGCACCGGTGGTGACATCGCCTGGCACCAGCATCGCGACATCTGGTACGAAGACCTGATGAAGGTCGCCTCCAGCCATTGCGCCCCCAAAGAAATGGGCGCTGAAGAAGCGCTGTTCATCCTCTATACCTCCGGTTCTACCGGCAAGCCCAAGGGCGTGCTGCATACCACGGGTGGCTATCTGGTCTATGCCGCGCTCACCCACGAGCGCGTGTTCGACTACCGTCAGGGCGAGGTCTACTGGTGTACCGCCGACGTGGGCTGGGTCACCGGCCACAGCTATATCGTCTACGGCCCGCTGGCCAATGGCGCGACCACCCTGCTGTTCGAGGGTGTGCCGAACTACCCGGACATCACCCGCGTGTCCAAAATCGTCGACAAGCACAAGGTCAACATTCTCTACACCGCGCCAACCGCTATCCGCGCGATGATGGCCGAAGGTCAGGCGGCGGTCGCCGGTGCCGATGGCTCGAGCCTGCGCCTGCTCGGTTCGGTGGGTGAGCCGATCAACCCCGAGGCCTGGAACTGGTACTACAAGACCGTCGGCAAGGAGCGCTGCCCGATCGTCGACACCTGGTGGCAGACCGAGACCGGCGGCATCCTGATCAGCCCGCTGCCGGGCGCCACGGGCCTCAAGCCGGGCTCGGCAACCCGTCCGTTCTTCGGCGTGGTACCGGCACTGGTGGACAACCTGGGTAACCTGATCGAGGGCGCGGCCGAGGGCAACCTGGTGATCCTCGATTCGTGGCCGGGCCAGTCGCGCTCGCTGTATGGCGATCACGACCGCTTCGTCGACACCTACTTTAAGACCTTCCGTGGCATGTATTTCACCGGAGACGGTGCGCGCCGCGACGAAGATGGCTACTACTGGATCACCGGTCGGGTGGACGATGTGCTCAACGTTTCGGGGCACCGCATGGGGACTGCCGAGATCGAAAGCGCGATGGTCGCCCACTCCAAGGTCGCCGAGGCCGCGGTGGTAGGTGTGCCGCACGACATCAAGGGGCAGGGCATCTATGTTTACGTCACTCTCAATGCCGGCGAGGAGTCCAGTGAGCAACTGCGCCAGGAGCTGAAGAACTGGGTGCGCAAGGAGATCGGCCCGATCGCCTCGCCGGATGTCATCCAGTGGGCGCCAGGCCTGCCCAAGACTCGCTCGGGCAAGATCATGCGGCGTATCCTGCGCAAGATCGCCACGGGTGAGTACGATGCGCTGGGCGATATCTCCACGCTCGCCGACCCGGGTGTGGTGCAGCACCTGATCGACACGCACAAGGCCATGAACCTGGCGACCGCGTGA
- a CDS encoding DUF2790 domain-containing protein — MKALLVLVLGSVCSAAMADDVATNAEQIPVEQYSYSQHLDIAKVLSMSEVPNVCEVVPARMTYEDSKGQKHILEYRVMGNGCSNG, encoded by the coding sequence ATGAAAGCTTTACTGGTATTGGTACTTGGCAGTGTTTGCAGCGCGGCAATGGCCGACGATGTTGCAACGAACGCCGAGCAGATTCCGGTTGAACAGTACAGTTATTCGCAACACCTGGACATCGCCAAGGTGCTGTCCATGAGCGAAGTCCCGAATGTCTGCGAAGTGGTGCCGGCGCGCATGACCTACGAAGACTCCAAGGGCCAGAAGCACATTCTCGAATACCGCGTGATGGGCAACGGTTGCTCCAACGGCTAA
- a CDS encoding sigma-54-dependent transcriptional regulator: MRIKVHCQNRIGILRDILNLLVEYGINVLRGEVGGDHGNAIYLHCPNLINLQFQALRPKFEAIAGVFGVKRVGLMPSERRHMELNALLGALEFPVLSVDMGGSIVAANRAAAQLLGVRVDEVPGLPLARYVEDFDLPELVRANQSRINGLRIKVKGDVFLADIAPLQSEHDDSEALAGAVLTLHRADRIGERIYNVRKQELRGFDSIFQSSRVMASVVREARRMAPLDAPLLIEGETGTGKELLARACHLASPRGQAPLMALNCAGLPESMAETELFGYGPGAFEGARAEGKLGLLELTAGGTLFLDGVGEMSPRLQVKLLRFLQDGCFRRVGSDEEVYLDVRVICATQVDLSELCARGEFRQDLYHRLNVLSLHIPPLRECMDGLEGLAQHFLDQASRQIGCALPRLAPAAMDKLSQYHWPGNVRQLENVLFQAVSLCEGGVVKGEHIRLPDYGARQPLGEFSLDGELAQIVGRFEKAVLESLMAEFPSSRALGKRLGVSHTTIANKLREYALGKSVD; the protein is encoded by the coding sequence ATGCGTATCAAAGTCCACTGCCAGAACCGCATCGGCATCCTGCGCGACATCCTCAACCTGTTGGTGGAGTACGGTATCAACGTGTTGCGTGGCGAGGTCGGCGGCGATCACGGCAACGCCATCTATTTGCATTGCCCGAACCTGATCAACCTGCAGTTCCAGGCCTTGCGTCCAAAATTCGAAGCCATCGCCGGGGTATTCGGGGTCAAGCGCGTCGGCTTGATGCCCAGCGAGCGGCGGCACATGGAGCTGAATGCGTTGCTAGGGGCGCTGGAGTTTCCGGTGCTGTCGGTCGACATGGGAGGCAGCATCGTTGCAGCCAACCGTGCCGCGGCGCAGTTGCTCGGGGTACGGGTCGACGAGGTGCCGGGGTTGCCGCTGGCGCGCTATGTCGAGGATTTCGACCTTCCGGAACTGGTGCGGGCCAACCAGTCGCGGATCAACGGGTTGCGCATCAAGGTCAAGGGTGATGTGTTCCTGGCCGATATCGCGCCCTTGCAGTCCGAACATGACGACAGCGAAGCCCTGGCCGGCGCGGTGCTGACCCTGCATCGCGCCGATCGCATCGGCGAGCGTATCTACAACGTGCGCAAGCAGGAGCTGCGTGGTTTCGACAGCATCTTCCAGAGTTCACGGGTGATGGCCTCGGTCGTGCGCGAGGCGCGGCGCATGGCGCCGCTGGATGCGCCGTTGCTGATCGAGGGCGAAACCGGCACCGGCAAGGAATTGCTGGCCCGTGCCTGTCACCTGGCCAGCCCGCGTGGCCAGGCACCGCTGATGGCGCTCAACTGCGCGGGGTTGCCGGAGTCAATGGCCGAGACCGAGCTGTTCGGCTACGGCCCGGGTGCGTTCGAGGGCGCGCGGGCCGAGGGCAAGCTCGGGCTGCTGGAGTTGACCGCGGGCGGCACGCTGTTTCTGGATGGGGTAGGGGAGATGAGCCCGCGCCTGCAGGTCAAGCTGCTGCGCTTTCTGCAGGACGGCTGCTTTCGCCGGGTCGGCAGCGACGAGGAGGTCTATCTCGATGTGCGGGTGATCTGCGCCACCCAGGTCGACCTGTCGGAGTTGTGCGCGCGGGGCGAGTTCCGCCAGGACCTCTATCACCGGCTCAACGTGCTGTCGTTGCACATTCCGCCACTGCGTGAGTGCATGGATGGGCTGGAGGGGTTGGCGCAGCACTTCCTCGACCAGGCCAGCCGGCAGATCGGTTGTGCATTGCCACGCCTGGCGCCGGCGGCGATGGACAAGTTGAGCCAATATCACTGGCCGGGCAATGTCCGGCAACTGGAAAACGTATTGTTCCAGGCCGTGTCGTTATGTGAGGGCGGTGTGGTCAAGGGCGAACATATTCGTTTGCCGGATTATGGTGCGCGACAACCCTTGGGTGAATTTTCGCTGGACGGGGAACTTGCGCAGATCGTCGGGCGCTTTGAAAAAGCGGTGTTGGAAAGTTTGATGGCGGAGTTTCCAAGTAGTCGGGCACTGGGGAAGAGGCTGGGTGTTTCCCATACCACGATTGCCAACAAGTTGCGTGAGTACGCCTTGGGCAAGTCGGTGGATTGA
- the phhA gene encoding phenylalanine 4-monooxygenase has product MKQTQYVAREPDAQGFIDYPQQEHAVWNTLITRQLKVIEGRACQEYLDGIDQLKLPHDRIPQLGEVNKVLGATTGWQVARVPALIPFQTFFELLASKRFPVATFIRTPEELDYLQEPDIFHEIFGHCPLLTNPWFAEFTHTYGKLGLAATKEQRVYLARLYWMTIEFGLMETAQGRKIYGGGILSSPKETVYSLSSEPEHQTFDPIEAMRTPYRIDILQPVYFVLPNMKRLFDLAHEDIMGMVQHAMQLGLHAPKFPPKAA; this is encoded by the coding sequence ATGAAACAGACGCAATACGTGGCCCGCGAGCCCGATGCGCAGGGTTTTATCGACTACCCGCAGCAAGAGCATGCGGTGTGGAACACCCTGATCACCCGCCAGTTGAAAGTGATCGAGGGCCGCGCATGCCAGGAGTACCTGGACGGCATCGACCAGCTCAAGCTGCCCCATGACCGCATTCCGCAACTGGGCGAAGTCAACAAGGTGCTGGGCGCCACCACAGGCTGGCAGGTCGCTCGCGTGCCGGCGCTGATCCCCTTCCAGACCTTCTTCGAACTGCTGGCCAGCAAGCGCTTCCCGGTCGCCACCTTCATCCGCACCCCGGAAGAACTGGACTACCTGCAGGAACCGGACATCTTCCACGAGATCTTCGGCCACTGCCCGCTGCTGACCAACCCTTGGTTCGCCGAATTCACCCATACCTATGGCAAGCTCGGCCTGGCGGCGACCAAGGAACAACGGGTGTACCTGGCGCGCCTGTACTGGATGACCATCGAGTTCGGCCTCATGGAAACCGCCCAGGGCCGCAAGATCTATGGCGGCGGCATCCTCTCCTCGCCCAAGGAGACGGTCTACAGCCTGTCCAGCGAACCCGAACACCAAACCTTCGATCCGATCGAAGCCATGCGTACGCCCTACCGTATCGATATCCTGCAGCCGGTGTACTTCGTCCTGCCGAACATGAAGCGCCTGTTCGATCTGGCCCACGAGGACATCATGGGCATGGTCCAGCACGCCATGCAGTTGGGCCTGCACGCGCCGAAATTTCCACCCAAGGCGGCCTGA
- a CDS encoding 4a-hydroxytetrahydrobiopterin dehydratase: protein MNALNQAHCEACRADAPKVSDQELAELIREIPDWSVEVRDGHMELERVFLFKNFKHALAFTNAVGEIAEAEGHHPGLLTEWGKVTVTWWSHSIKGLHRNDFIMCARTDKVAETAEGRK, encoded by the coding sequence ATGAATGCCTTGAACCAAGCCCACTGCGAAGCCTGCCGCGCTGACGCGCCGAAGGTCAGCGACCAAGAGCTGGCCGAACTGATTCGCGAGATCCCGGACTGGAGCGTGGAAGTGCGCGACGGCCACATGGAACTGGAGCGTGTGTTCCTGTTCAAGAACTTCAAGCACGCCCTGGCCTTCACCAACGCCGTCGGCGAAATCGCCGAAGCCGAAGGGCATCACCCCGGCCTGCTTACCGAGTGGGGCAAAGTCACCGTGACCTGGTGGAGCCACTCGATCAAAGGGCTGCACCGCAACGACTTCATCATGTGTGCACGCACCGACAAGGTCGCTGAGACGGCTGAAGGGCGTAAATAA
- a CDS encoding MFS transporter, with translation MPDSPRPLAVTLQVVSIVLFTFIGYLNIGIPLAVLPGYVHNDLGFSAVLAGLVISVQYLATLLSRPTASRIIDNLGSKKAVMWGLFGCGLSGVFMLACSFLTHLPWLSLTCLLIGRLVLGSAESLVGSGSIGWGIGRVGAEHTAKVISWNGIASYGALAVGAPLGVLMVKGLGLWSMGVSVILLGILGLALAWPKQAAPVVAGKRLPFLQVLGKVFPHGSGLALGSIGFGTIATFITLYYASRNWPNAALTLSLFGASFICARLLFGNLINRIGGFRVAIACLSVETLGLLMLWLAPNAELALVGAALSGFGFSLVFPALGVEAVNQVSAANRGAAVGGYSLFIDLSLGITGPLVGAVASGFGFRSIFLFAAGAAVCGLVLSLYLYRQARLGRELHG, from the coding sequence ATGCCCGACTCACCGCGTCCTCTTGCGGTTACCCTGCAAGTCGTCTCCATCGTTCTCTTCACCTTCATCGGCTACCTGAACATCGGCATCCCCCTCGCCGTGCTGCCGGGCTATGTGCACAACGACCTGGGTTTCAGTGCCGTACTCGCGGGCCTGGTGATCAGCGTCCAGTACCTGGCAACCCTGCTCAGCCGCCCAACCGCCAGCCGTATCATCGACAACCTCGGCAGCAAGAAGGCGGTGATGTGGGGCCTGTTCGGCTGCGGCCTGAGCGGGGTGTTCATGCTGGCCTGCAGCTTCCTCACTCACTTGCCCTGGCTGAGCCTCACTTGTCTGCTCATCGGGCGCCTGGTGCTGGGCAGCGCGGAGAGCCTCGTGGGCTCGGGCTCGATCGGCTGGGGCATCGGCCGGGTCGGCGCCGAACATACCGCCAAGGTCATCTCCTGGAACGGCATCGCCAGTTATGGCGCGCTGGCCGTCGGCGCGCCGCTAGGGGTGCTGATGGTCAAGGGCCTGGGGCTGTGGAGCATGGGCGTGAGCGTCATCCTGCTGGGCATTCTGGGCCTGGCACTGGCCTGGCCCAAGCAGGCAGCACCAGTGGTGGCAGGCAAACGCCTGCCCTTCCTGCAGGTGCTGGGCAAGGTATTCCCGCATGGTTCGGGGCTGGCGCTGGGGTCGATCGGTTTCGGCACCATCGCGACCTTCATCACCCTCTACTACGCCAGCCGCAACTGGCCGAACGCTGCGCTGACCCTGAGCCTGTTCGGCGCCAGCTTCATCTGTGCACGCCTGCTGTTCGGCAATCTGATCAACCGCATCGGCGGCTTTCGCGTGGCCATCGCCTGCCTGTCGGTGGAAACCCTGGGGCTGCTGATGCTATGGCTGGCACCCAACGCCGAGCTGGCTCTGGTCGGCGCCGCGCTGAGCGGATTCGGCTTCTCGCTGGTCTTCCCGGCACTGGGAGTGGAAGCCGTGAACCAGGTTTCGGCAGCCAACCGCGGGGCTGCGGTCGGTGGGTATTCGCTGTTCATCGATCTGTCGCTGGGGATCACCGGGCCGCTGGTCGGTGCGGTGGCCTCAGGCTTCGGCTTCAGGTCGATCTTTCTGTTCGCCGCAGGTGCGGCGGTTTGCGGGCTGGTGCTGAGCCTGTATCTGTACCGCCAGGCACGGCTGGGGCGAGAGCTGCACGGCTGA
- a CDS encoding FAD-binding and (Fe-S)-binding domain-containing protein, which translates to MIAQLPVRAPAAGYPEFLEALGASGFRGQISADYGTRTVLATDNSIYQRLPQAAVFPLDADDVARVATLMAEPRFRQIKLTPRGGGTGTNGQSLTDGIVVDLSRHMNTILEINTQERWVRVQAGVVKDQLNAALKPHGLFFAPELSTSNRATVGGMINTDASGQGSCTYGKTRDHVLELHSVLLGGERLHSLPIDDAALEQACAAPGRVGEVYRMAREIQQTQGELIETTFPKLNRCLTGYDLAHLRDEQGLFNLNSVLCGAEGSLGYVVEAKLNVLPIPKYAVLVNVRYTSFMDALRDANALMAHKPLSIETVDSKVLMLAMKDIVWHSVAEYFPADAERPTLGINLVEFCGDEPDEVNARVEAFVEHLRSDTSVERLGHTLAEGAEAVTRVYTMRKRSVGLLGNVEGEVRPQPFVEDTAVPPEQLADYIAEFRALLDGHGLAYGMFGHVDAGVLHVRPALDMKDPAQAALVKPISDAVAALTKRYGGLLWGEHGKGLRSEYVPEYFGELYPALQRLKGAFDPYNQLNPGKICTPSDSTEGLTPVDGVTLRGDLDRNIDERVWQSFGSAVHCNGNGACYNYDPNDAMCPSWKATRERRHSPKGRASLIREWLRLQGEANIDVLASAQRKASWIKGLPKRLGNLRAQRQGQEDFSHEVYDAMAGCLACKSCAGQCPIKVNVPDFRSRFLELYHGRYQRPLRDYLIGSLEFTIPYLAHAPGLYNAVMGSKWVSRLLADKVGMVDSPLISRFNFQSTLTRCRVGVASVPALRELTPAQRERSIVLVQDAFTRYFETPLLASFIELAHRLGYKVFLAPYSANGKPLHVQGFLGAFAKAAIRNGRQLKALADCGVQLVGLDPAMTLVYRQEYQKVDGLEGCPAVLLPQEWLMDALPEQAAGKGGSFRLMAHCTEKTNVPASTRQWEQVFARMGLKLASEATGCCGMSGTYGHEARNQQASKTIFEQSWATKLDKEGEALATGYSCRSQVKRMAEKQLRHPLEVVLQYLVH; encoded by the coding sequence ATGATCGCCCAGTTGCCCGTCCGTGCGCCTGCCGCCGGCTACCCCGAATTCCTCGAAGCCCTGGGTGCCAGCGGCTTCCGCGGCCAGATCAGCGCCGACTACGGCACCCGTACGGTGCTGGCCACCGACAACTCGATCTATCAGCGCCTGCCCCAGGCGGCCGTCTTCCCGCTCGATGCCGACGACGTGGCGCGCGTCGCCACGCTGATGGCCGAGCCGCGTTTTCGGCAGATCAAGCTGACCCCGCGCGGCGGCGGTACGGGGACCAACGGCCAGTCGCTGACCGACGGCATCGTCGTCGACCTGTCGCGGCACATGAACACCATCCTTGAAATCAACACCCAGGAGCGTTGGGTACGGGTGCAGGCTGGTGTGGTGAAGGATCAGCTCAACGCTGCACTCAAGCCGCACGGGCTGTTCTTCGCCCCTGAGCTGTCGACCTCCAACCGCGCCACGGTCGGCGGCATGATCAACACCGATGCCAGTGGCCAGGGCAGTTGCACCTACGGCAAGACCCGTGACCACGTTCTCGAGCTGCACAGCGTGCTGCTCGGGGGCGAGCGACTGCACAGCCTGCCGATCGACGACGCTGCGCTGGAGCAGGCCTGCGCCGCACCTGGCCGGGTCGGCGAGGTCTATCGCATGGCGCGTGAGATCCAGCAGACCCAAGGCGAGCTGATCGAGACCACCTTCCCCAAGCTCAACCGTTGCCTGACCGGTTACGACCTCGCGCACCTGCGCGATGAGCAGGGCCTGTTCAACCTCAATAGCGTGCTGTGCGGCGCCGAAGGCTCGCTGGGCTATGTGGTCGAGGCCAAGCTCAACGTGCTGCCGATCCCGAAATACGCGGTGCTGGTCAACGTGCGCTACACCAGCTTCATGGACGCCCTGCGCGACGCCAATGCGCTGATGGCGCACAAGCCGCTGTCGATCGAGACCGTCGATTCCAAGGTACTGATGCTGGCGATGAAGGATATCGTCTGGCACAGCGTCGCCGAATACTTCCCTGCCGACGCCGAGCGCCCGACCTTGGGTATCAACCTGGTCGAGTTCTGCGGCGACGAGCCGGACGAGGTCAATGCACGCGTCGAGGCCTTCGTCGAACACCTGCGCAGCGATACCAGCGTCGAGCGGTTGGGCCACACCCTCGCCGAGGGCGCCGAGGCAGTGACGCGCGTCTACACCATGCGCAAGCGTTCGGTGGGGCTGCTCGGCAACGTCGAGGGCGAGGTGCGGCCGCAGCCGTTCGTGGAAGATACCGCGGTACCGCCGGAGCAGTTGGCCGACTACATCGCCGAATTCCGTGCGCTGCTCGATGGCCATGGCCTGGCCTATGGCATGTTCGGTCACGTCGATGCCGGGGTGCTGCACGTGCGTCCGGCGCTGGACATGAAAGACCCGGCCCAGGCCGCGTTGGTCAAGCCGATCTCCGATGCGGTGGCGGCGCTGACCAAGCGCTATGGCGGCTTGCTCTGGGGCGAGCATGGCAAGGGGCTGCGCTCGGAATACGTGCCGGAATACTTCGGTGAACTGTATCCGGCCCTGCAGCGGCTCAAGGGCGCATTCGACCCTTACAACCAGCTCAACCCGGGCAAGATCTGCACGCCATCCGACAGCACCGAGGGCCTGACGCCGGTCGATGGTGTCACCCTGCGTGGCGACCTGGACCGCAACATCGACGAGCGCGTGTGGCAGAGCTTCGGCAGCGCCGTGCACTGCAACGGCAACGGCGCCTGCTACAACTATGACCCCAACGACGCCATGTGCCCGTCGTGGAAGGCCACCCGCGAGCGTCGCCATTCACCCAAGGGGCGCGCCTCGCTGATCCGTGAATGGCTGCGCCTGCAGGGCGAGGCCAATATCGATGTGCTGGCCTCGGCCCAGCGCAAGGCGTCGTGGATCAAGGGCCTGCCCAAGCGCCTGGGCAACCTGCGGGCCCAGCGTCAGGGGCAGGAGGACTTTTCCCACGAGGTGTACGACGCCATGGCCGGCTGCCTGGCGTGCAAGTCGTGCGCGGGGCAGTGCCCGATCAAGGTCAACGTACCGGACTTCCGTTCACGTTTCCTCGAGCTCTACCACGGTCGCTACCAGCGCCCGCTGCGTGACTATCTGATCGGCTCGCTGGAGTTCACCATTCCGTACCTGGCCCATGCGCCAGGCTTGTATAACGCGGTGATGGGGTCGAAGTGGGTCAGCCGCCTGCTGGCCGACAAGGTCGGCATGGTCGACAGCCCATTGATCAGCCGCTTCAACTTCCAGTCCACCCTGACCCGCTGCCGCGTGGGAGTGGCCAGTGTGCCGGCGCTGCGCGAGCTGACCCCGGCCCAGCGCGAGCGCAGCATCGTGCTGGTGCAGGACGCTTTCACGCGGTACTTCGAGACGCCGCTGCTGGCTTCGTTCATCGAACTGGCCCACCGGCTGGGCTACAAGGTGTTCCTGGCGCCCTACAGCGCCAACGGCAAGCCGCTGCATGTGCAGGGCTTCCTCGGTGCCTTCGCCAAGGCAGCCATTCGCAATGGCCGGCAGCTCAAGGCCCTGGCTGATTGCGGTGTGCAGTTGGTGGGTCTGGATCCGGCGATGACCCTGGTCTATCGCCAGGAATACCAGAAGGTCGACGGCCTGGAGGGTTGTCCGGCAGTGCTGTTGCCGCAGGAGTGGCTGATGGATGCGTTGCCCGAACAGGCTGCAGGGAAGGGCGGCAGCTTCCGCCTGATGGCGCATTGCACGGAGAAGACCAACGTTCCGGCCAGCACCCGGCAGTGGGAGCAGGTGTTTGCGCGGATGGGGCTCAAGCTTGCCAGCGAGGCCACCGGTTGCTGCGGGATGTCGGGCACCTACGGGCACGAGGCGCGTAATCAGCAGGCTTCGAAGACTATCTTCGAGCAGTCGTGGGCGACCAAGCTGGACAAGGAAGGCGAGGCGTTAGCGACGGGCTATTCGTGCCGTAGCCAGGTCAAGCGCATGGCCGAGAAACAGCTTCGCCATCCGTTGGAGGTGGTGTTGCAGTACCTGGTGCACTGA